Part of the Funiculus sociatus GB2-C1 genome, CAAATCCCGTCCAAAAGGCTTTTCAATTACCAAGCGGGTTTTTTCTGGGTCTTTTAGCATTTCTGCTGCACCCAGTTGACGAATCGCTTCTGGGAAGAATTTCGGAGCCACAGACAGGTAGAATACCCGGTTTCCCCGCGTTCCCCGCTTACCGTCGAGTTCTGCAAGGAAGGTTTTTAGTTTTTGGTAGCTTTCTGGCTTATCAATATCACCGGGACAGTAGTATAAACCTTGGGCGAAGTCTTGCCAAAATTCATCCGACCCGATGCCACCGCCAAATTCTTCGATGCCTTCACGCATCTCTTCTCGGAAGTAGTCGTGGCTCCATTCTCGACGCGCTACGCCTACAACTGTGATTTCTTGCGGCATACGGCGATCGCGTTTCATCTGATAAATCGCTGGCACCAGCTTGCGTTTTGTTAAGTCGCCTGATGCCCCAAATATTATCAGTATCTGCGGCTCTGGTACCCGTTCCTGCCGCAACCCAACGCGCAAGGGATTTTCTAGCAGTGTGGCCATAGATGTTGCTAATTACTAATTACTAATTGAAGGATTATTAATTGGTAATGAGTTGCCCAACCCATTACCAATTACCTATTATCTATTACCCAGTTACACAGGTTGCAGATGTTTGATCTTCTCTTCCAAGGATGCTGTTAGAGATTCAAAAGGCTTCACAAATTTCTCAATTCCTTCGACAAGCAATTCATCCATCACTTCGTCTAGATTAATGTCGATGTCGGGATCTTTGAGACTTTCTATGAGGTTATAGGCTTCTTCTACTCCTGTTTCAATGCGAGATGCAACATCGCAGTGGTCGGCACAGGCTTCAATGGTGTTCGGTGGTAAGGTGTTTACCGTGTCTGGCCCAACCAGTTCATCAACATACATCACGTCGCTGTAGCTGGGGTCTTTGGTGCTGGTGGAAGCCCACAATAACCGCTGGACATTTGCACCTTTTTCTGACAGAGCTTTCCAGCGATCGCTTGCAATAATTTCTTTGTACTTCTGGTAGGCGATTTTGGCGTTAGCGATCGCTATTTTCCCTTTGATGGCTTGGAGTTCTGCCTTTTTCTCTATTCTATCCACCCCGGCTTTCAGCTTGGCATCAATCCGTGCATCAATGTTGATATCGATACGGCTGAGGAAGAAACTCGCCACTGACGATATTTTGCTGATGTCTTTGCCTTCAGCCGCCCGCTTTTCTAAGCCGCGAATATAAGCCCAAGCTGTTTCTTCGTAGCTTTGAGTTGAGAATAGCAAAGTTACGTTGACGTTGATTCCATCGGAGATTACTTGCTCAACTGCTGGCAAACCCGCCGTTGTGCCAGGAATCTTGATCATGACGTTATCTTTACCAATTTCTTGATAATAGCGTCGGGCTTCCTCAATCGTCGCTTGGGTGTCGTGGGCGATAGTTGGCGGTACTTCAATGCTAACGTAACCATCCAGCCCATCGGATGCTTCATACACAGGTCGGAGAATATCGCAAGCATTGCGGATATCTTCAAAAACCAGAGTTTCGTAAATTTTCTCAACTGGCAATCCTTCGCGAATTCCAGCTTCAATATCAGCATCGTAGATTGCGTTACCTGCGATCGCTTTTTCAAAAATGGCTGGATTAGAGGTGATCCCGCAGATCCCCTTATTTTCCACCATATCTTTGAGTTCGCCACTCTCAATCAAGTCGCGAGTCAGATTATCCATCCAGATACTCTGACCGTACTGTTTAATTTCTAGTAGATGATTGTTTGGCATCTCTGTCATCTCTGTCATTTTTTTTGACTCCTAGTAATTGTCGTTGTAGTTTTAGAGAAATAATGTTCTCTCTGAGCAGGTTTGAAGCCTGCTGTGAAAAAGGATTTCTCAAAAAGGAAATACTTCACTGAGGTATGCGCGATCGCTCTCTAACAGCTCTTTCTTCAGCAGCCCTGGCCCGATCCTGAATGAAAGACTCCACCAAGGCGACATCATCTTTGCTACCAATAATCAAAGGCGATCGCGCGTGTAGTGCTTCTGGCACTACATCCAAAATCTCCTGGGTTCCCGTACTTGCTCGACCACCCGCTTGCTCTATCAAATACGCTAAAGGAGCAGATTCATACAGCAGGCGCAATTTGCCTTCCGGTTTTTTCACCGTCCCAGGATAGAGGAAAACACCCCCTTGGAATAGAATCCGGTGAATATCCCCCACTAACGCCCCACCATAACGGGCGGTGTAACCTTCATGACGATGGACGTAGCGGATGTAGTCTCGCAGTGGTTCCTCCCACTGCCAGAAATTACCCTCATTGACGCTGTAAATCGATCCGTGGTCTGGCAAGCGGATATTTTCACTCGACAGGATAAACTCGCCCAAACTGGGATCTAGTGTGAAAGCGTGAACTCCCGTGCCGATAGAATACACCAGCATTGTGCTGGGGCCGTATAGCACATAACCTGCGGCGATTTGGTTGCGTCCATTATTTTGCAGCAAATCGCTAGCCGTGCCATCTTCGTCCAGACCCTCTTGTTGGCGAATTGCGAAGATAGAACCAACGTTGATATTAATATCAACATTGGACGATCCATCAATCGGGTCATAAAGCAGGGTATAACGACCAATTGGACAGTTTTCGGGGATATAGTATGGTTTTTCCATTTCCTCGGAAGCCAAGCGGCAAACTAAACCGCTTTGCTTAAATACCGAGATAAATACGTCATTGGCATAGACATCCATCTTTTTGACGGATTCTCCCTGCACGTTCATCTCGCCCGTAAATCCCAAGGCTCCTGCGACTAAACCAGCTCGCGTGAGCCGCCGCGCAATCAGCTTTGCCGCCAGGGCAATGCGATTCATAATGGCACTGAGATCCTGTGCTTCTGCACCGAAGCTGTGCAGTTGCTGCAAAACGTGACGAGATAACGTCATGCAGTCGCGATCCAGGGCTTGTTCCGGAATGAAAGGCTGATCCACGTTGGACATGTGTTTCCTCCTCCCTATCGATAACGCTTTATTAACAGAGGCAGTTAATTTCAGGTACTGCCCCAACAGTATCAAGGCCCGGTCGCCTTACCTTCTATCTTAGGGAGCCATTTACCAGGTTGGTGTTTAACTTCAGATCAACTAAAGAAATCAATCTTTAGACAACTTTTTTATCGAAAAGACAACTCTGCAAGCAAAATCAGTTTAATATCGCCTCTTGATCGCAATTATCAGAACAAGATGGGACAAAAACGCATTGGAATCCTTACCAGTGGTGGAGACTGTGCTGGACTAAACGCTGTAATTCGGGCAGTAGTCCACCGTGCAGTTGGCACCTATGACTGGGAGGTGCTGGGGATCTGTCGGTCTACCCTAGGGTTGATGAGCAGTCCGCCGGAAGTTATTACTCTTGACATTGACAAGGTAGACCGTCTACTAACGATGGGCGGAACGGTTCTGGGGACGACAAATAAAGGCGATCCTTTTGCGTTTCCTCTGGAAGATGGAAGTTTGCGCGATCGCTCTGAGGAAATTATTTCTGGGTATCATCAACTAGGTTTATCAGCCTTAATTGGGATTGGCGGCGATGGCAGTTTAGCCCTTCTCCGGCGATTGGCAAACCAAGGCGGGATCAACTTAGTAGGCATTCCCAAAACCATTGATAACGATGTTGGCTGCACCGAACGCTCCATCGGATTTGATACCGCAGTTAATATTGCGACAGAAGCACTCGACAGGCTGCATTTTACCGCCGCCAGCCACAGCAGGGTAATGATTTTGGAAGTAATGGGGCGCGATGCTGGTCATATCGCCCTGAATGCTGGGATTGCTGGCGGTGCTGATATTATTTTGATCCCAGAAATCCCTTACACCTTGGAAAAGGTCTGTGACAAAATACGCGATCGCCAGTTGAAAGGAAAAAACTTCTCCATCGTCATTGTCTCAGAAGCCGTCTGCACACTCGAAGGTAATCCAGTTAAAAATATGGATCGATTTGGGGAATGTCGATTTGGCGGAATTGGTCAGTACCTGGCAGAGCAAATTTCTATCTCTAGCGGTGCCGAAACTCGCGTCACAGTATTAGGACACGTTCAGCGCGGCGGTATCCCCTCGTCGCTGGATCGATTACTGGGGACAGCCTTTGGCGTGGCGGCAGTCGATTTGATTGCCGATGGCAAGTACGATCAAGTTGTCACCTGGCAAAACCGCGAAATTGTCAGCGTACCAATTGCTGAAGCAATTGGACAATACAGGGCAGTAGATCCCCATGATACTCTGGTCAAAACTGCCAGAGGCTTAGGAATTTGCCTTGGAGACTGAAATTTATGTCATTAGTCCTTTGTTTTCTGTGTCAATGACCAATGACTAATAAACGCAACTTTTTGCACCTTTTTCTTAGCCCCCCTTTATAGAACCCATTTGACATCTTTGACTATGTGCCCTTAAAGTAGCGCCAAAGCCATATGCAGCTAATCATGCCGTATTCCAGCAGCCTTACAGACGCCGAATGGGAAATCCTTGAACCTCTACTGCTCCAGCTCTTGCCGATTAAGAAGCAGACAAGACCTTGTAACTGGACGAAACGAGAGCTCTTGGATGGGATGTTCTATCAACTCAAGAACGGCTGCAACTGGCAAGATTTGCCGAAAGATTTACCGCCTTACTCAACCGTTTATTGGCATTACAAGCAGTGGCGGGAGGCAGGAGTCATCGTTGCCCTGATGAGGGTCTTACATGGACAAGTGCGTGAACAAGTGAAAAAAAAGCTCAGTGGACAACGTTGCTTATGATCGATTCCCAAGCCGTGAAAAATACCTGCAACGCTAGTATTAAGTCTAAAGGTTTCTGCTTTTACAAATGTACTAATGGCATCAAACGACATCTCGCAGTGGATACGTTAGGTTTTCCGTTTTTTACCCACTGCACGAAAGCTAATGTCTCCGATGACATGGGCTTAATCGAGATGTTGAGCCAGAACCTCGATTACTTTCGCGCAAAGCCAGTCAACATCCCGAAAATTACGATTCTGCTGGACAATGGCTATCATCCAGAAATGATTACTGCCGCTCTGCAAGACCTCTACCCGCAGATCATGACGAAGATTCGGTTTGAACTCTCGCCAAAGCCCACAAAAGCTGAAAAAGCCGCTCTTGGAAAAACCGGATTCGTCGTGGTCGCAACTCGATGGGTGATCGAGCGCTCGAATGCTTGGATGGAACGCTGCAAGAGTTTAGTCAAGAACTTTGAGAGAACTCTTAGCCATGCCACTGCAAAGCTTAATCTTTGTTTCATCAGGCTAATACTCAAGCGTTTAGCCCATAGCTAGATGTCAAATGGGTTCTATAAGGGGGGTTAGGCGATCGCACACTTGCTCTTTACAAATTTAGTTCCCTTTTAAAAGGGTTCTAATCTGTAAAGTTCTACCAAAGCGTTAATAACTAATTAAAATCTAGCTCGCTTCGCGCCGCTGCGATCGTCCTCCCTCGGTCGTGCTTTATTAACTCTTAGCTGACGTCCCATCCACTCAGCGCCATCCAATTCGGAAATGGCGGCTTCTTCCTGGGCATCATCTGTCATTTCAACAAAAGCAAATCCTCGCATACGTCCTGTTTCTCGGTCTGTCGGCAACAAAACTCGCTTGACAGCACCGTAGTCTGCAAAGACTGCTTTTAAATCTTCTTCCGTAGCTTGGTAAGACAGGTTTCCAATGTAAATGGTCATGTCGATGTATAAGGCTGAAAGAGGAACTAAAGTTCAGAACCTTTACATGGTCAGACGCGAACTATAAATCAAGGTCAAGCATTATTTACCAATGATGAAATTTTATGACCCAAGCCTACAAGTGCGGCTAAACGAGTACTAAACCCAACCATTGATAGGGCTGAACTTTTATATTTCGTCCTATCATAGCCTACTAATTTTATTGTGCAAGGTCATCTAGCCTACACAGTTGCAGCTTTTTTAATGTTGATTTTCTATGACATTTAACAAGAACTCTAATAGTGCTGAGTCCAAATAACACTAATTATTCAGGACTCAGCACTACTGAGAGTTAGTCAATAGAAATTGACTGAGGGCCACTGCTTCTGCCGTTATCACTGTTTGTGGTAGAGGAGGGATAGGAGGTAATCCCAGCTTCCGCGTCGAGCCAGCTTTTAACTGGATCGTCATTCAAGTTGACTCGGAGGATGCCAGAGACAAAGCCGCCTAAGAAAGCTGCTGGGTGTTTGGTGAATTCTTTGAATACTGGTGTCAGTTCATCGAGAAACATTTAAGAGTCTCCTGGGGTTGTGGGTTAAACAATTGATTTTTCTAGATCGATCCTAGCGTGTTTGAATGGAGGGTTGGCTTGGCAAGAGCAGGAAGCAATACTTGTCGGTGAAGAATGTCGGTTAAATAACTTACATTCATTCGCGCTACGTAGGGGCATTGCCATGCCCCTACGCTGGAAATTGGGGGTTAATAAATCCATGCCCTTTTTTAAGGGAGGGTAAAAGAAAATTCTGTAACATTGATTTTGGTTTTCGGTAGGGGCATGGCATTGCCATGCCCCTACAAAATGTCGCAGTTTTCGATATTTTCTCTCCTTGTATGAAACCACCCTACCCAGCCCCCGCGAAGAGAGCGCCCCTGCGCTAGAGAAAAGGGTGGAGAATTAAGCCTTAGTCCCCCTTTTTAAGGGGGATGCAAGGGGGATCTCCACCCTCTAAGCGTCTCGATTATGACTTTTCAGACATCTATCTAAAAAGCTACCCGCTTCACCCCTAAAATAAGGGAGCGCCACAGGTGGGGGATGGAAGCTTAACCAATCCGTATTGACAATCTGACTCTTTTTGCTTCCCCTATACCTACTTTTGCTCCGAAAAAAGACACTTATCTGAATCACACCCAGCAGGGCCAGCTTCCATTGAGTAGCCCGCATCGTAGCGACTTAAGGCAGCATGAAAATTTTCATTCTGCCGTCGCAGTTCCACTTCTTGCTTGAACTGATCGTACTGATGTTTTGTGATTGGCTCAAATGGCAAGCGCGGGAAGGTTTGGTGAGCATCGAAACGTGCCAAAAGTGCGGCTGAGATATAGCCTTCATCATTTTGAATAGCTTCGTAAATGCTACTACCTAAAGCTTCTATCTCATGTTCGCGCAGCTCAATAGTGGCTGAGGTGTTGTGTCGCACAAAGAATTTTTGGACTTGCATATAGAAATCCATTTGGGCCTTCGCGCTAAATTTGCCGATCTCGATTTGATCAGCACCAGGCAAATCAGCCCAAGGTACGGCGACGGGAATTTCCACCAGCCATTCCGTGCATCGGGGATCGAAGGGATCGTTCAGGAGATTGCCATTTTCATCTTTGTCAGACTGAGACGGAACGACATTGTAACCGTAGTCGATACACGCCAAGGCTACAGGGTCATTTTTTCTAAATGTGATGCGCCGCAGGAAACGTTGCGCCTTTGGGGGATGCCAACCAGGGGAAGCGCCTGTCAGTAGGGATTTTGTGCCGGAAGGCTGAACTGTGGTGCAACGGTTCGGGCGTTTTAGGGAATGGCGATCGCAATAATCCCACACAGTTCTATGCACAATTTCTCGCCAACGAGTCAAATATTCTTGCTCTTGTCGCTTAAACTCCAATCCTTCCACGGTGTCGGGTCGTCCAGCTTCCCACCACCGCAGCCAATCCACGCCAAAAGCCATCACAAAAAAGTCGAACAATCCTGTAAAAGATACGCCCACAATTGGATCGAGTTCGCGTGACTTGCGGTAACGTTCTTCGATAAATTCGTGATTCAGCAGTGAGGCTACTGATAATGCTGCTGCTGTGAAAGCTTCCTCTTGTTCTTTGTAGTTAGGTGGGTCAATTTGATTGAGATGAATCTCCGAAAGATTACAGTTTCCTGTTAAAGAATTGCCAAATACACCCTTATGAAACTCCGGCTCATTAAAGCAGAAAGTATCGTGTAGGCCTGGTAATTCTTCTACACCCTTAATTACTTGCCATTTTCCTTGGTACTTAGCATTCGTTCCTTTGCTAACATCTAAACGTTGACAAGGAATATCGCCACATTCAGTTATTTGCAAGTAGTACAAATCCCGGCTTCTGACACCGTAATTTGTAATTGCTCCTTTGTGGGAGCAAAGATTAACTGATGAACGGATACCACATTTTGTCAGGAGTAACTGCACTCTGTAGGCGCGATCATAGTCGGAGATATAAATCCTGATGCCGTTGCTGGCTGTATTAGAACCATCGGTATCTGCTAAACCTGCAATAAAATGTAGAATTGCTTGACGATTCCAACTAGCAATTGCATTTAGCGATTCTGGATTTGCCTTTAAGCTTTTTAGAAATTCTCCAGAGAAACCCAAGTCTGTTACATCGGTAAAAGCAGGCAAATAGTCATAGGTTCTTTCGGGAGATTTATTCCCTGATACGCATAAAGCCGCTTTGTGTTCGTAAAGCCTAACTTTTGCATTATCATTTGTGTCTGTAGTGCCATCTCCTACCGCTACCCCCAATGTGTAGGCGTAACTTGGATCGACATTCAAGCCGTCCTCATACTGAATTGTAAAAGGTTCCGTGTGGATGGCATATTGGCTGGTATCCATTAAATCTTTTGTTTGGACTTCTTTGTAAACCTTGCCAAAGCGATCCTTAACAAAAAACCGATGATACTCAGTGACATCTAGGTAAGAACCATCTCCAAACCGCACTCGATACAGTTTGCGATCGCTACCTGTCTTAAATGGTGCCACTTGACTCCATCGTTGCCCATTCCAAATTTCAACTTCAGAGCCTATTACATCTTTTATTTTGTCCATTCCCTCCCTAGTGATTAGCAGCGTGTCGCCGCTAACGCAGTGAAAGTTAGAGCCAATTATCTCACCGCAAGGATTCAACCCAACACGAGCTAATCTATGCTCTATCTCCAAAGGATCTATGTTGGGGTAGTGTTCTAGTAACCAATCTTGAGCTTTTCCTTGGTCATAAGCTTTTAGAAAATCAGTTCTTAGTTCAGGAGAAAATAGTAAATCGCAGTTAGCTCTAGCTATAGCTTCTCCAGCCCATTGAATCGCGCCTTCACCAGAGTAATACTGTTTTCTAACAGCTTCTACACACTCTTCAAGAGTTGGTTTGTGGTGAAAAACTCGCGTGTGATTTGCCATTCTCAAAGCATCTCGATCTGGATCGATCCGCCAGTTGCCATTTGCATCCTGCTGCCAAAGATTGCCTTTAGCGCTGGCAAACAATTCATCATCGCTAATGCCTTGCCTCATGCCAGCTGACCTTCTCACGTTGCCAGCTACTACTACTACTGCGGCTTCATCAATTAACAAACAGCATTCAACTGAGTTTAATTGCCGTCCTACAGCTTTATTCAAAATTGCCGCACAGCGTTCATAAAGTCCTGGTAACTTAACAGGATTAGCAACGCCTCCAAAGCCTTTAAGGGGTTCTCCAGCTGCACGAACATCACTCAAGTCAATGGATATGTTGACTTCTTCTGAAAATTGTTCATCCGTGGATAATTCCAACAATGTTTGATAAGATTTGACCCAACCTTGGCGACTGTCTCCCACATAAATCAGTACCTTATTGCCTTCCACCTGAACTTCTGTCTGTTCGCGCCGAAGGTCTGGCTGGGTGCTACCTACATCCCCTTGTATATTTACAATCAGGCGATTGCGGATGGGTGGCAGTTGATTGATGTATTTTGGTTCGAGGACGGCACCTGTGCCACAGCCCATCATCGCCAGATCCATCATTAAGCCGAAGGCACGCCAATCAAGTACATTTGTACTGGTACAGTTATAAGCGCCGGAAAAGTTTTGTTGTTGCTCGATCCATTCACTCCCGCCTACCCACAACCAGCGACCAGAAGGCAATGCTTTGAGCTGGAGCTGCATCCGTTCTAGTAGGGCTGTCTCTTCTGGGGTAAGCTTACCTAATTTGGTTAAACCACGGACGCTTCTGGCGCATACTTCTTCCCACGTCTCGCGCCCAGCTTCTGTGCGGCGGCTATACGTTCTAAAAAATACAGGTAAGCCTGCTGGTGCAGTTTCTGGAAATTTGCTATTTTGGCGTACTCGCTCAAGCTCTCGAACCATAAGTCAAGTCAGATTATCTTTGGGACTGATCGATAGATCAAGACTATACGCGATCGCTCATATGGGGTCAAAACTTGCCAAAATACATAAAATGCGCTA contains:
- a CDS encoding transposase, which codes for MIDSQAVKNTCNASIKSKGFCFYKCTNGIKRHLAVDTLGFPFFTHCTKANVSDDMGLIEMLSQNLDYFRAKPVNIPKITILLDNGYHPEMITAALQDLYPQIMTKIRFELSPKPTKAEKAALGKTGFVVVATRWVIERSNAWMERCKSLVKNFERTLSHATAKLNLCFIRLILKRLAHS
- a CDS encoding RNA recognition motif domain-containing protein — protein: MTIYIGNLSYQATEEDLKAVFADYGAVKRVLLPTDRETGRMRGFAFVEMTDDAQEEAAISELDGAEWMGRQLRVNKARPREDDRSGAKRARF
- a CDS encoding ATP-dependent 6-phosphofructokinase, which encodes MGQKRIGILTSGGDCAGLNAVIRAVVHRAVGTYDWEVLGICRSTLGLMSSPPEVITLDIDKVDRLLTMGGTVLGTTNKGDPFAFPLEDGSLRDRSEEIISGYHQLGLSALIGIGGDGSLALLRRLANQGGINLVGIPKTIDNDVGCTERSIGFDTAVNIATEALDRLHFTAASHSRVMILEVMGRDAGHIALNAGIAGGADIILIPEIPYTLEKVCDKIRDRQLKGKNFSIVIVSEAVCTLEGNPVKNMDRFGECRFGGIGQYLAEQISISSGAETRVTVLGHVQRGGIPSSLDRLLGTAFGVAAVDLIADGKYDQVVTWQNREIVSVPIAEAIGQYRAVDPHDTLVKTARGLGICLGD
- the nrdJ gene encoding ribonucleoside-triphosphate reductase, adenosylcobalamin-dependent encodes the protein MVRELERVRQNSKFPETAPAGLPVFFRTYSRRTEAGRETWEEVCARSVRGLTKLGKLTPEETALLERMQLQLKALPSGRWLWVGGSEWIEQQQNFSGAYNCTSTNVLDWRAFGLMMDLAMMGCGTGAVLEPKYINQLPPIRNRLIVNIQGDVGSTQPDLRREQTEVQVEGNKVLIYVGDSRQGWVKSYQTLLELSTDEQFSEEVNISIDLSDVRAAGEPLKGFGGVANPVKLPGLYERCAAILNKAVGRQLNSVECCLLIDEAAVVVVAGNVRRSAGMRQGISDDELFASAKGNLWQQDANGNWRIDPDRDALRMANHTRVFHHKPTLEECVEAVRKQYYSGEGAIQWAGEAIARANCDLLFSPELRTDFLKAYDQGKAQDWLLEHYPNIDPLEIEHRLARVGLNPCGEIIGSNFHCVSGDTLLITREGMDKIKDVIGSEVEIWNGQRWSQVAPFKTGSDRKLYRVRFGDGSYLDVTEYHRFFVKDRFGKVYKEVQTKDLMDTSQYAIHTEPFTIQYEDGLNVDPSYAYTLGVAVGDGTTDTNDNAKVRLYEHKAALCVSGNKSPERTYDYLPAFTDVTDLGFSGEFLKSLKANPESLNAIASWNRQAILHFIAGLADTDGSNTASNGIRIYISDYDRAYRVQLLLTKCGIRSSVNLCSHKGAITNYGVRSRDLYYLQITECGDIPCQRLDVSKGTNAKYQGKWQVIKGVEELPGLHDTFCFNEPEFHKGVFGNSLTGNCNLSEIHLNQIDPPNYKEQEEAFTAAALSVASLLNHEFIEERYRKSRELDPIVGVSFTGLFDFFVMAFGVDWLRWWEAGRPDTVEGLEFKRQEQEYLTRWREIVHRTVWDYCDRHSLKRPNRCTTVQPSGTKSLLTGASPGWHPPKAQRFLRRITFRKNDPVALACIDYGYNVVPSQSDKDENGNLLNDPFDPRCTEWLVEIPVAVPWADLPGADQIEIGKFSAKAQMDFYMQVQKFFVRHNTSATIELREHEIEALGSSIYEAIQNDEGYISAALLARFDAHQTFPRLPFEPITKHQYDQFKQEVELRRQNENFHAALSRYDAGYSMEAGPAGCDSDKCLFSEQK
- the tal gene encoding transaldolase; the encoded protein is MPNNHLLEIKQYGQSIWMDNLTRDLIESGELKDMVENKGICGITSNPAIFEKAIAGNAIYDADIEAGIREGLPVEKIYETLVFEDIRNACDILRPVYEASDGLDGYVSIEVPPTIAHDTQATIEEARRYYQEIGKDNVMIKIPGTTAGLPAVEQVISDGINVNVTLLFSTQSYEETAWAYIRGLEKRAAEGKDISKISSVASFFLSRIDINIDARIDAKLKAGVDRIEKKAELQAIKGKIAIANAKIAYQKYKEIIASDRWKALSEKGANVQRLLWASTSTKDPSYSDVMYVDELVGPDTVNTLPPNTIEACADHCDVASRIETGVEEAYNLIESLKDPDIDINLDEVMDELLVEGIEKFVKPFESLTASLEEKIKHLQPV
- a CDS encoding transposase, whose protein sequence is MPYSSSLTDAEWEILEPLLLQLLPIKKQTRPCNWTKRELLDGMFYQLKNGCNWQDLPKDLPPYSTVYWHYKQWREAGVIVALMRVLHGQVREQVKKKLSGQRCL
- the fbp gene encoding class 1 fructose-bisphosphatase; this encodes MSNVDQPFIPEQALDRDCMTLSRHVLQQLHSFGAEAQDLSAIMNRIALAAKLIARRLTRAGLVAGALGFTGEMNVQGESVKKMDVYANDVFISVFKQSGLVCRLASEEMEKPYYIPENCPIGRYTLLYDPIDGSSNVDININVGSIFAIRQQEGLDEDGTASDLLQNNGRNQIAAGYVLYGPSTMLVYSIGTGVHAFTLDPSLGEFILSSENIRLPDHGSIYSVNEGNFWQWEEPLRDYIRYVHRHEGYTARYGGALVGDIHRILFQGGVFLYPGTVKKPEGKLRLLYESAPLAYLIEQAGGRASTGTQEILDVVPEALHARSPLIIGSKDDVALVESFIQDRARAAEERAVRERSRIPQ